The proteins below come from a single Granulicella sibirica genomic window:
- a CDS encoding PAS domain-containing protein, translating to MIASVLAAVSFRLLCSGLANISMVLSFLLLCAALSWVLASYRHQWNEMQTERDEMRIMVDHAPLGIALLDKNRRVLRCNPTFREIYGWNEEDIVGRTPPLPESQRESWAGLIEHLQSGKSFVNIETLRARKDGSRFYARISGSPIFSHSAVLIGLVGFIARTDDGRHSDLLELKNLESLVQSSSEFMCVAQLDGRTFFLNDAGKDMIGLSDEAEINDMPLERFFDYEDQDRIKEILRLLPLQRIGLSSQTIHLKQFQTGGRIAVSCSFHVISDPLTQEPSSLACVAKSSGPDDAWGQEDRCDEEVFRAFFHNAPIAIVLLDTAGGPFESNALFQEMLGYEVEELRQMRFGQLVHPEDSPAGRKLFLSLMEGKVGRYQVNKRLVSRKGEVLFTKMTVALMRDREGKPSYAISMVERVAQGSMR from the coding sequence TTGATCGCTTCAGTATTAGCCGCCGTTTCTTTCCGCCTCCTCTGTTCGGGCCTCGCTAACATTTCAATGGTTCTCTCCTTCCTGCTTCTCTGTGCGGCCTTGAGCTGGGTGCTCGCATCGTACCGGCACCAGTGGAACGAGATGCAGACCGAAAGAGACGAAATGAGGATCATGGTCGATCACGCTCCATTAGGCATAGCGCTGCTCGACAAAAACCGAAGAGTTCTGCGCTGCAATCCAACCTTCCGTGAGATCTACGGCTGGAATGAAGAGGACATCGTTGGCCGGACCCCGCCTCTGCCCGAGAGCCAGCGCGAGAGCTGGGCCGGATTGATCGAGCACCTTCAGTCCGGAAAGTCCTTCGTCAACATCGAAACGTTGAGAGCACGGAAAGACGGTTCGCGGTTTTATGCACGAATCTCAGGGTCTCCGATCTTTAGCCACTCCGCGGTCTTGATTGGGCTCGTGGGTTTTATTGCAAGGACCGATGACGGCCGCCATTCAGACCTACTCGAGCTCAAGAACTTGGAATCTCTGGTTCAAAGCTCTTCGGAGTTCATGTGTGTCGCTCAACTCGACGGAAGGACCTTCTTCCTCAACGATGCCGGCAAAGACATGATCGGGCTATCCGATGAAGCTGAGATCAATGACATGCCACTGGAACGGTTCTTTGATTACGAGGATCAAGATCGCATAAAGGAGATTCTTCGCCTCCTGCCTCTGCAGAGAATTGGCTTGAGCAGTCAGACGATCCATTTGAAACAGTTTCAGACGGGAGGCCGTATTGCGGTGTCCTGTAGTTTTCATGTGATCAGCGATCCGCTTACCCAGGAGCCCTCGTCCCTTGCCTGTGTTGCGAAGAGCTCAGGGCCGGACGACGCGTGGGGCCAGGAGGACCGTTGCGATGAGGAAGTTTTTCGAGCTTTCTTTCACAACGCCCCTATAGCGATCGTTCTCCTGGATACAGCGGGTGGGCCTTTCGAGAGCAACGCGCTGTTCCAAGAGATGCTTGGTTACGAAGTGGAGGAATTGCGGCAGATGCGTTTTGGGCAGTTGGTTCACCCTGAGGACTCTCCTGCAGGCCGGAAGCTGTTCTTATCACTTATGGAAGGTAAGGTTGGCCGCTACCAAGTGAACAAGCGACTTGTTTCTCGAAAGGGAGAGGTCCTTTTCACGAAGATGACTGTCGCCCTGATGCGAGACCGCGAAGGTAAACCAAGCTACGCCATCAGCATGGTGGAACGGGTTGCACAAGGCTCTATGCGATGA
- a CDS encoding CHAT domain-containing protein, giving the protein MQIFSRAKWPMVVTVIAIAAITAILIHRHSKDQNTSDMMLSRADKLSWDNSWLEADPLYAKAEDEFLHKGQLSKALYAHVSRFVVRAESDPIPSLLIELQRDLSLPQAQDPETHLRILVIQGMIETNYDAAMARNTWQQVEGIAESRGHYLLMSRAMGEQGIAAFLLGDFTSAKKLVVRAWFAAKYLQDDAAHVRYASMYGAGLVELQRYDEAIHVLDEAIVTADQSQHVAYPSIAINSKIDALRGLARYAEALQLADQAIRRLPSTQLDAHLYQIMTSKGEVYGDAGEWNEAIAQYTMALGYARRLEYWRGCVQTGGLLALAYEKQNRIQDALASIDEAIRANQMIPAELYFSPRNLAIKAELLDKLGKQRESYLFHEKSLRLFDSLLATAPTRNVERELLNQMREVYSRYFESLSRAGDLDHAFTTIERARGRIQAQSLSERPATLPHESTEDDNKVTQMDLSLIANNDPGVAVRLDRALVASKLIAADTTLSGRTFRRPLQMSQVQNHLGPNELLLEYVLDNPASSVLAITESGVKKYDLPPGDEIERLASRYRKEIHARKTDTELARKLFNELIAPITEYREKQEIIIVPDGQLHLLPFASLMENDKYTIQTHSFSVSPSASVLALLRDREKQNQEDSLGYLGVAASTEPEAKTGWIPRLTSFGRARSLDPLPQSKQEVQTIAGYFPGAATLLLGHAATTANFTARPLDQYRVIHLALHGYANVEHPERSALAFAPDASARNDGVMDLQAIQRLRFRASLVTLSACDSGVGPISEADVDNLANAFIEAGAESVVAALWDLEDQTTALLMTDFYKNLSTHKSKGDALRNAQLDVLAAGLPPYYWASVEVLGDASRSV; this is encoded by the coding sequence ATGCAGATATTCAGCAGAGCAAAATGGCCGATGGTCGTAACAGTCATCGCTATCGCAGCGATAACGGCCATCCTGATACATCGGCATAGCAAAGACCAGAACACCTCTGACATGATGCTTTCTCGTGCGGACAAACTCTCATGGGATAACAGCTGGTTAGAGGCAGACCCACTTTATGCGAAGGCCGAGGATGAGTTTTTACACAAAGGCCAACTATCAAAAGCCCTCTACGCACACGTCAGTCGGTTCGTCGTGCGTGCCGAATCCGATCCGATACCATCGCTCCTGATCGAACTCCAACGAGATCTCAGCTTGCCGCAGGCGCAGGATCCGGAGACACACCTGCGGATACTGGTCATCCAGGGGATGATTGAAACTAATTACGACGCAGCGATGGCACGCAACACCTGGCAACAGGTGGAGGGAATAGCCGAGAGTCGTGGTCACTATCTGCTGATGTCGCGGGCGATGGGCGAGCAAGGAATCGCCGCTTTTCTTCTCGGGGACTTCACCTCGGCAAAAAAGCTCGTCGTGCGCGCATGGTTTGCCGCGAAGTACCTTCAGGACGATGCTGCGCACGTCCGGTATGCCAGTATGTACGGAGCCGGACTCGTTGAACTACAAAGGTATGACGAAGCGATCCACGTACTTGATGAAGCCATCGTCACCGCGGACCAGTCGCAGCACGTCGCGTATCCGAGCATCGCGATCAATTCCAAGATCGACGCGCTTCGTGGTCTCGCACGCTATGCCGAGGCTTTGCAGCTGGCCGACCAGGCTATTCGAAGGCTTCCTTCGACACAACTCGACGCACATCTCTATCAGATCATGACATCGAAAGGGGAGGTCTACGGAGATGCAGGCGAATGGAACGAGGCCATTGCTCAATACACGATGGCACTTGGGTATGCCCGCAGGCTCGAATATTGGAGGGGGTGCGTTCAAACCGGAGGCCTGCTTGCTCTGGCTTATGAGAAACAGAATCGAATCCAGGATGCTTTGGCAAGCATTGATGAGGCGATCCGAGCAAATCAAATGATCCCGGCGGAACTCTACTTCTCGCCTCGCAACCTGGCTATCAAGGCGGAGCTGCTGGATAAGCTTGGAAAACAAAGGGAATCTTATCTTTTCCATGAGAAGAGCCTAAGATTGTTCGACTCGTTGCTCGCTACAGCGCCGACTCGCAACGTTGAAAGAGAACTTCTCAACCAAATGCGCGAAGTGTATTCCAGATATTTTGAGTCTCTTAGTCGTGCAGGTGATCTTGACCATGCGTTTACAACAATCGAGCGAGCTCGGGGCAGAATCCAGGCCCAGTCCTTATCGGAACGCCCCGCTACATTACCTCACGAATCGACCGAAGACGACAACAAGGTCACGCAGATGGACCTCAGCTTGATCGCAAACAACGATCCCGGAGTGGCTGTGAGATTAGATCGCGCCCTTGTCGCATCGAAACTGATTGCCGCTGACACTACGTTATCTGGACGGACCTTCCGGAGACCCTTGCAAATGTCCCAGGTCCAGAATCATCTAGGCCCGAACGAGTTGCTGCTGGAGTATGTTCTCGACAATCCAGCCTCCAGTGTTCTGGCAATCACTGAAAGCGGAGTAAAGAAGTATGATCTACCGCCCGGTGATGAGATTGAACGTCTTGCATCTCGATACCGAAAAGAAATACACGCTCGAAAGACCGATACGGAGCTTGCGCGCAAACTATTTAACGAACTAATTGCCCCGATCACTGAATACCGTGAGAAACAAGAAATCATTATCGTTCCAGATGGTCAACTCCATCTACTACCCTTCGCATCTCTCATGGAAAACGATAAGTATACGATTCAGACACACAGCTTCAGTGTCAGCCCTTCGGCATCGGTTCTGGCATTGTTGCGGGATCGAGAGAAGCAGAATCAGGAAGACTCCTTGGGCTACCTCGGGGTGGCCGCGTCGACGGAACCTGAAGCGAAAACCGGTTGGATCCCACGCTTGACATCTTTTGGTAGAGCCCGGTCGCTGGATCCTTTGCCGCAAAGCAAACAAGAGGTGCAGACAATCGCCGGCTATTTTCCGGGAGCAGCTACTCTGCTACTTGGCCATGCGGCGACAACAGCCAACTTCACGGCTCGTCCCCTTGACCAATATCGCGTTATTCATCTCGCCTTGCACGGATACGCGAACGTCGAGCACCCGGAGCGCTCGGCTCTAGCTTTTGCCCCGGATGCGTCCGCAAGGAACGATGGAGTTATGGACCTTCAGGCGATCCAGAGGCTTAGATTCCGTGCCAGCCTTGTCACCTTGTCAGCTTGCGACTCTGGTGTGGGGCCGATCAGTGAGGCGGACGTCGACAATCTTGCGAATGCGTTTATCGAAGCTGGTGCGGAGAGTGTCGTCGCTGCGCTTTGGGATCTTGAGGACCAGACGACTGCACTCTTGATGACGGACTTCTATAAAAATCTCAGTACGCACAAAAGCAAGGGAGACGCTCTCCGCAATGCTCAGCTTGACGTACTTGCCGCAGGGCTGCCTCCGTACTATTGGGCAAGCGTGGAGGTTTTAGGAGACGCTTCCAGATCAGTCTAA
- a CDS encoding S41 family peptidase, translating to MQQSSLNESQRGEILKAITKTVAKKFYDPQSAHEDWDAAVDRHRSEILSASSDEEFEATIAKLLAELKSSHMGFYHSGLARCTCKMALCAVYSAGSTADGPRWIFQDVHEGGPAAGAGIRSGDALIAVEGRSFRPPDHPLFAMGSTLTIEVSTLDGRPRTHRVSIPFVKVKRNQLPKVEPNPLVSARRVAESTGYVRIASYPGAIGIDVANDISHALQNLGPIDRLIVDLRGNSGGGIGVLRVMSLLTPDKLVVGTFSNGVLKSTQEMPNGSFVFNEIPVTKRGLIPLAFRFFTRLLTHKLIGKKMPITVVTEGLGDQLFHEKVVFLVDRHTASANEMLIAFAREHKLAKIVGEPTPGRVLGGNKFKLPYGYWLALPVGSYKTRGGDFIEGRPMPPDVEVPFDAREAQKGRDTQLDMALQVVRQL from the coding sequence ATGCAGCAGTCTTCATTGAATGAGTCACAACGCGGAGAGATATTAAAGGCGATCACAAAGACGGTTGCGAAGAAGTTCTATGACCCTCAGTCGGCACACGAAGATTGGGATGCAGCTGTGGACAGGCATCGTTCTGAAATTTTATCCGCATCCTCGGACGAGGAATTCGAGGCTACGATTGCTAAGCTCTTGGCTGAACTGAAGAGCTCCCACATGGGTTTCTATCACAGTGGGCTCGCCCGCTGTACATGCAAGATGGCGCTTTGCGCTGTGTATTCTGCAGGATCGACGGCGGACGGGCCCCGGTGGATCTTTCAGGACGTCCACGAAGGAGGACCTGCGGCTGGCGCAGGCATCAGATCAGGCGACGCTTTGATTGCCGTCGAAGGGCGCTCATTTCGGCCACCTGATCATCCATTGTTCGCGATGGGCTCTACGCTGACTATTGAGGTTTCGACCCTTGACGGTAGGCCTAGGACCCATCGAGTCTCGATTCCGTTTGTTAAGGTGAAGCGAAACCAGTTGCCTAAAGTCGAGCCGAATCCACTTGTCTCTGCGCGGCGTGTCGCTGAGAGCACTGGGTATGTCAGGATTGCGAGCTATCCGGGTGCAATCGGCATCGACGTCGCAAATGACATCTCTCACGCGCTCCAGAATCTCGGCCCTATCGATCGCCTCATCGTTGACTTGCGCGGAAACAGTGGGGGAGGGATTGGAGTGCTGAGAGTGATGAGCTTACTCACTCCCGACAAACTGGTGGTCGGAACCTTCTCGAACGGAGTGTTAAAGAGCACCCAAGAAATGCCGAATGGAAGCTTCGTCTTCAACGAAATTCCAGTGACGAAGCGAGGTTTAATTCCGTTGGCTTTTCGCTTCTTTACGCGGCTTCTCACCCACAAGCTGATCGGAAAGAAGATGCCGATCACGGTTGTCACCGAGGGACTGGGCGATCAGCTGTTTCATGAAAAAGTGGTGTTTTTGGTTGATCGTCATACCGCCAGTGCGAACGAAATGCTGATCGCCTTCGCCCGCGAGCATAAATTGGCAAAAATAGTTGGTGAGCCAACCCCGGGCCGCGTCCTAGGCGGAAACAAATTCAAGTTGCCTTATGGCTATTGGCTCGCCCTCCCGGTTGGCTCGTACAAAACGAGAGGTGGGGATTTCATTGAGGGGCGGCCAATGCCACCCGATGTCGAGGTCCCGTTCGACGCTCGAGAGGCACAAAAGGGTCGGGATACTCAATTGGATATGGCGCTTCAAGTGGTACGCCAACTCTGA
- a CDS encoding phosphotransferase family protein translates to MQRTITDPDCIHFRLFLIEPCSRTVLARRDGERWVLPRANIPRWSRIAPNILSKIRGQLGIQAIVLDELDALAHDSLILAEVIDRPQSGNDSSFSWKNLSDLATDEFVGEELRTVRALVFDGTTGRGQFSRLGWFSEVLSWTASHTDVATKQFVEIKQVNAASSSTLIRFATENGFAVWFKAVADPSMIEYRVTVKLREHFPDYLPTLLATHDVWHAWLMEDAGRPLDEMENARPRLFEEVARHLAELQKASIPKAASLLVQGCADLRLSALRARMPAIMASLEEAVEIPDYGSHTYLRKARIRALHQIFKDAADQLQASSIPDTLVHSDVSTENILIGDGTCVFADWAEAAVGNPMANFEQLRIQVAQHHNAAAVHGRLLAAYMRTWSSQLSDSQIRKAFMSTPPVAIAMYLNTRRDWLTPEKLREPEFVRYARAMARQMDRAVREYEAREALTA, encoded by the coding sequence GTGCAGAGAACCATTACGGATCCCGATTGCATTCACTTTCGACTGTTCCTGATTGAGCCCTGCTCGCGGACTGTCTTAGCGAGACGAGATGGCGAGCGCTGGGTTCTACCTCGTGCGAACATACCGCGTTGGAGCCGGATTGCACCAAACATACTGTCGAAGATAAGAGGACAACTTGGCATTCAAGCTATCGTTCTCGATGAACTTGATGCTCTTGCTCACGACTCGTTGATTTTGGCTGAGGTGATCGACCGTCCTCAATCGGGTAACGATAGCTCCTTTTCCTGGAAAAACCTTAGCGACCTTGCGACAGATGAGTTTGTGGGCGAGGAACTCCGAACCGTTCGAGCTCTGGTGTTTGATGGGACAACCGGACGCGGGCAATTCTCTCGTCTAGGTTGGTTTAGCGAGGTGTTGTCATGGACCGCCTCCCATACCGATGTAGCAACTAAGCAATTCGTGGAGATCAAACAGGTCAATGCCGCGTCGAGTTCCACACTCATCCGGTTTGCGACAGAGAATGGTTTTGCGGTCTGGTTCAAAGCGGTCGCGGACCCGTCCATGATCGAATACCGCGTGACGGTTAAACTGAGAGAACACTTCCCCGATTACCTTCCAACACTTCTGGCGACGCACGATGTGTGGCACGCCTGGCTTATGGAGGACGCGGGCCGGCCTCTGGACGAAATGGAAAATGCCCGTCCTCGCCTCTTTGAAGAAGTGGCCCGTCATCTCGCGGAACTGCAGAAGGCCAGTATTCCAAAAGCTGCATCTCTACTCGTGCAGGGCTGCGCCGATCTGAGGCTATCCGCACTCCGCGCCCGGATGCCCGCAATCATGGCGTCCCTTGAGGAAGCTGTCGAGATACCTGATTATGGGAGTCATACCTACTTGCGCAAGGCTAGAATTCGAGCACTCCATCAGATTTTCAAAGATGCTGCAGATCAACTGCAAGCCAGTAGCATCCCTGACACCCTGGTTCATTCCGACGTCAGTACAGAGAACATCCTCATCGGGGACGGCACTTGCGTCTTCGCCGATTGGGCAGAGGCCGCGGTCGGTAACCCGATGGCGAACTTTGAACAGCTGAGGATACAAGTGGCACAGCATCACAATGCAGCTGCCGTTCATGGCAGGTTGCTCGCTGCGTACATGCGTACGTGGTCAAGCCAGCTTAGTGATTCGCAAATACGGAAAGCGTTCATGTCCACTCCGCCTGTGGCAATCGCGATGTATCTGAACACTCGTCGCGACTGGCTTACTCCCGAGAAATTGCGAGAGCCAGAGTTTGTACGATACGCAAGGGCCATGGCACGTCAGATGGATCGTGCCGTTCGGGAATACGAAGCTCGCGAAGCATTGACTGCATGA
- a CDS encoding sigma-70 family RNA polymerase sigma factor, whose amino-acid sequence MAANLLGDESLAHELMEAAIQQTKEKLADLAPVSLEEARTELGRAYRNAIRRERRARSKITLEGTCDDVELLLSPVAPATDAIHAEHDLAAILYDTPPDLQRAMLMRYGARSTWEEVAEEVQKPKDSIRIRCQREINRIRRRLGIQVRPSKD is encoded by the coding sequence ATGGCAGCTAATCTGCTGGGCGACGAGTCCCTCGCTCACGAACTGATGGAAGCTGCCATTCAGCAGACGAAGGAAAAACTAGCGGACCTGGCCCCCGTCAGTTTGGAAGAGGCGCGGACCGAACTTGGTCGTGCCTATCGAAATGCAATCCGCCGGGAGCGCCGCGCAAGATCAAAGATAACTCTGGAAGGAACGTGCGACGATGTCGAACTCCTCTTGTCGCCGGTCGCCCCCGCGACTGACGCTATTCATGCAGAACACGATCTCGCTGCAATCCTGTACGACACGCCACCGGATCTGCAACGCGCCATGCTCATGCGTTATGGTGCTCGCAGCACATGGGAGGAGGTCGCTGAGGAGGTGCAAAAGCCAAAGGATTCGATTCGCATCAGATGCCAACGCGAGATTAATCGCATTCGCAGGAGACTGGGCATTCAAGTGCGGCCAAGCAAGGATTAG
- a CDS encoding helix-turn-helix domain-containing protein, translating into MENKSYDHVNLQTAPRPVSTLAKDVPAGYNGFVHAHPHAKLLCATSGSMKVTFDFGYWIVPPQRAVWLPPGCLHRIGSLGPVAMRALYIRRDVCPSEAPEVPRMIGVSALLRELMLRVMDIPVEYDQQGQDALIIAALLGEIKWTAVEPVGLPTLRDRRLRRMEDILLRTPNDRSTLDQWAERLGVSRRTLNRLLQREANLTFQAWRDQMRAFSALPLMAEGRRLTEIADTVGYDTAWSFTAMFKRVTGVAPSRYFSVDGNV; encoded by the coding sequence ATGGAAAACAAGTCCTATGATCATGTGAATCTTCAGACGGCCCCGCGACCGGTTTCGACGCTGGCTAAGGACGTTCCTGCTGGATACAACGGCTTTGTTCATGCTCACCCGCACGCAAAGCTTCTCTGCGCCACTTCGGGCAGCATGAAGGTCACGTTCGACTTCGGTTATTGGATCGTTCCTCCCCAGAGGGCCGTATGGCTCCCTCCTGGGTGTCTTCATCGGATCGGGAGTCTCGGTCCGGTAGCAATGAGAGCTCTTTACATCCGGAGAGACGTCTGTCCTTCCGAAGCGCCTGAAGTTCCGAGGATGATCGGCGTCTCGGCCTTGCTTCGCGAATTGATGCTCCGCGTCATGGATATTCCCGTTGAGTATGACCAGCAAGGGCAGGACGCGCTAATCATCGCTGCTCTACTGGGTGAGATCAAGTGGACCGCGGTCGAGCCCGTAGGCCTTCCGACGTTGAGGGATCGTCGTCTTCGAAGGATGGAAGACATCCTCCTACGAACGCCGAACGACAGGAGCACACTCGATCAATGGGCTGAACGTCTAGGAGTCTCCAGACGCACTCTGAACCGTCTTCTTCAGCGCGAAGCCAACCTCACCTTCCAGGCGTGGCGGGATCAAATGCGCGCGTTCTCGGCCTTACCACTGATGGCTGAAGGACGGCGGCTCACGGAGATTGCAGATACGGTCGGCTATGATACGGCTTGGAGCTTCACAGCGATGTTCAAACGTGTGACGGGAGTCGCCCCGAGCCGCTACTTTTCGGTGGATGGCAATGTATGA
- a CDS encoding TetR/AcrR family transcriptional regulator, whose protein sequence is MQYQCCGCKAGVSIGSVYQYFTSKEALLSAVIGRESAPLLRVTEELSQTRGFHAAI, encoded by the coding sequence ATTCAATACCAATGCTGTGGGTGCAAGGCGGGCGTGAGCATAGGGTCGGTATACCAGTACTTCACTAGTAAGGAGGCTCTTCTGAGCGCTGTTATCGGGCGCGAGAGCGCGCCGCTTTTACGTGTCACTGAGGAGCTATCGCAAACTCGCGGCTTCCACGCGGCGATTTAG